Proteins encoded by one window of Cyanobium sp. NS01:
- the accB gene encoding acetyl-CoA carboxylase biotin carboxyl carrier protein, which yields MQLDHDQLQQLLALLGDSDIQEFKLEGDDFRLEVRRNLPSLAPAPLPAPVQPPVPVAAPVAAAQPGPPGPSTPPPAAAASRSDLVEITAPMVATFYSAPAPGEPNFVAPGVRIKVGQTICILEAMKLMNELEAELSGEVVEILVENGTPVEFGQVLMRVKPA from the coding sequence ATGCAGCTCGATCACGACCAGCTCCAGCAGCTCCTGGCCCTGCTGGGTGACAGTGACATCCAGGAGTTCAAGCTGGAGGGCGATGACTTCCGGCTGGAGGTGCGCCGCAACCTGCCCAGCCTCGCCCCGGCGCCGCTGCCGGCCCCAGTGCAGCCGCCGGTCCCGGTCGCTGCCCCGGTGGCCGCCGCCCAGCCAGGCCCGCCGGGCCCCTCCACGCCCCCACCCGCCGCGGCGGCCAGCCGCAGCGACCTGGTGGAGATCACGGCGCCGATGGTGGCCACCTTCTACAGCGCCCCTGCGCCGGGAGAGCCGAACTTCGTGGCCCCGGGAGTCCGCATCAAGGTGGGTCAGACCATCTGCATCCTCGAGGCCATGAAGCTCATGAACGAGCTGGAGGCTGAGCTGAGCGGTGAGGTGGTGGAGATCCTGGTGGAGAACGGCACGCCGGTGGAGTTCGGCCAGGTGCTGATGCGCGTCAAGCCCGCCTGA
- the murC gene encoding UDP-N-acetylmuramate--L-alanine ligase, producing MIPQLERDQPLHFIGVGGIGMSALAGILAERGYAVSGSDPRDNAVLTCLRRHGVRVFQEQTGATVAAICADAAAPPQVVISSAVPETNPELMEARRAGLAICHRSDVLAALIRDQETIAVAGSHGKTTTSSLIATLLAATGHDPTAVIGGIVPAFGSNGRHGLGRLLVAEADESDGSLVKFTPSLGVLTNLELDHTDHYPDLDALISTLRRFAEGSRRLLANRDCAILREHFEADHWWSTTSAEGVEFSALAIDERGDGTTAEFYERGQRVGTLQLPLPGRHNLSNAVAALAACRLEGVGFAELQQAVAELKPPGRRFDFRGIWNGRLVVDDYAHHPSEVAATLAMARLMVDSGRSPLPEPPRRVIAVFQPHRYSRTAQFLDGFAAALRDADTAVIAPLYAAGEAPIPGVSSGALAAALQQLAPQLPVLVADSLDGLAQQVEACSLAGDLVLAMGAGDVNGLWDRLNRLQRPALELAA from the coding sequence TTGATCCCCCAGCTTGAGCGCGACCAACCCCTGCACTTCATCGGGGTCGGAGGCATCGGCATGTCAGCCCTGGCAGGCATTCTGGCCGAGCGGGGGTACGCGGTGAGCGGCTCCGACCCCCGCGACAACGCCGTGCTCACCTGCCTCAGGCGCCACGGGGTGCGGGTGTTCCAGGAGCAGACCGGGGCCACGGTGGCGGCCATCTGTGCCGACGCCGCCGCGCCCCCCCAGGTGGTGATCAGCTCGGCGGTTCCGGAGACCAATCCCGAACTCATGGAGGCCCGCCGGGCCGGGCTGGCGATCTGCCATCGCTCCGATGTGCTCGCCGCCCTGATCCGCGACCAGGAGACGATCGCGGTGGCCGGCAGCCACGGCAAGACCACCACCAGCAGCCTGATTGCCACCCTGCTGGCCGCCACGGGCCACGACCCCACCGCCGTGATCGGCGGCATCGTGCCCGCCTTCGGCAGCAACGGCCGCCACGGCCTGGGCCGACTGCTGGTGGCGGAGGCCGATGAATCGGATGGTTCCCTGGTGAAGTTCACCCCATCCCTGGGGGTGCTGACCAACCTCGAACTCGACCACACCGACCACTACCCCGATCTTGACGCCCTGATCAGCACCCTGCGCCGGTTCGCCGAGGGCTCCCGCCGGCTGCTGGCCAATCGAGACTGCGCGATCCTGCGGGAGCATTTCGAGGCCGACCACTGGTGGTCCACCACGAGCGCCGAGGGGGTGGAGTTCTCCGCCCTGGCCATCGACGAACGTGGCGACGGCACCACGGCCGAGTTCTATGAGCGGGGCCAGCGGGTGGGCACCCTGCAGCTGCCCCTGCCAGGCCGCCACAACCTCAGCAACGCCGTGGCCGCCCTGGCCGCCTGCCGCCTGGAGGGGGTCGGCTTCGCCGAGCTGCAGCAGGCGGTGGCCGAGCTCAAGCCCCCGGGCCGCCGTTTCGACTTCCGCGGCATCTGGAACGGCCGCCTGGTGGTGGATGACTACGCCCACCACCCCAGCGAAGTGGCCGCCACCCTGGCGATGGCGCGGCTGATGGTGGACAGCGGCCGCAGCCCCCTGCCCGAGCCCCCCCGGCGGGTGATCGCCGTGTTCCAGCCGCACCGCTACTCGCGCACGGCCCAGTTCCTGGATGGCTTCGCCGCAGCCCTGCGCGATGCCGATACCGCGGTGATCGCACCGCTCTACGCCGCGGGAGAGGCCCCGATCCCCGGTGTGAGCAGTGGGGCGCTGGCCGCGGCGTTGCAGCAGCTCGCCCCCCAGCTGCCGGTGCTGGTGGCCGACAGCCTCGATGGCCTGGCCCAGCAGGTGGAGGCCTGCAGCCTGGCTGGGGATCTGGTGCTGGCCATGGGCGCCGGCGATGTGAACGGACTCTGGGACAGGCTCAACCGTCTCCAGCGCCCGGCCCTGGAGCTGGCGGCCTGA
- the pdxA gene encoding 4-hydroxythreonine-4-phosphate dehydrogenase PdxA — translation MPSIPSNSAESHLAIALGDPAGIGAEVTLKALAQPEARGLEPVLVGCRRWLEGQYEALRPLSRDPLRDPAELAMVDLPLEEPVAPGRSGPACGDAGFRWLTAAAELVQRGDCKALVTAPIAKASWYAAGHAYPGQTERLAELAGVAEASMLFTARAPQGHWRLNTLLATTHIPLAAVPASLDPARLRRKLDQLLAFCQRFSPRPQLVVAGLNPHAGEAGQLGQEEEVWLNDTLSQWQASHPEAELLGPLPPDTCWLSAAQAWQQGSPGPDGYLALYHDQGLIPVKLLAFDAAVNTTLGLPFLRTSPDHGTGFAIAGQGVARAASMAAAISTALELG, via the coding sequence TTGCCTTCCATCCCATCCAACTCCGCTGAGAGCCATCTGGCCATCGCCCTGGGGGATCCGGCGGGCATCGGTGCCGAGGTCACGCTCAAGGCCCTGGCCCAGCCCGAGGCGCGCGGCCTGGAGCCTGTGCTGGTGGGCTGCCGCCGCTGGCTGGAGGGCCAGTACGAAGCCCTGAGGCCCCTCAGCCGTGACCCCCTGCGCGATCCGGCCGAGCTCGCCATGGTGGACCTGCCCCTGGAGGAGCCCGTGGCCCCGGGCCGCAGCGGCCCGGCCTGCGGGGACGCGGGCTTCCGCTGGCTCACAGCGGCGGCGGAACTGGTGCAGCGGGGCGACTGCAAGGCCCTGGTGACCGCACCGATCGCCAAGGCCAGCTGGTATGCCGCCGGCCATGCCTACCCAGGCCAGACCGAGCGGCTGGCGGAGCTGGCCGGGGTGGCGGAGGCCTCGATGCTGTTCACCGCCCGCGCCCCGCAGGGCCACTGGCGGCTCAACACGCTGCTGGCCACCACCCACATCCCCCTGGCTGCCGTGCCGGCCAGCCTCGATCCGGCCCGGCTGCGGCGCAAGCTCGACCAGTTGCTGGCCTTCTGCCAGCGCTTTTCGCCCCGGCCGCAGCTGGTGGTGGCCGGCCTGAATCCCCACGCCGGCGAGGCCGGCCAGCTGGGACAGGAGGAGGAGGTCTGGCTCAACGACACCCTCAGCCAGTGGCAGGCCAGCCATCCCGAGGCGGAGCTGCTCGGCCCGTTGCCGCCGGACACCTGCTGGTTGAGTGCGGCGCAGGCCTGGCAGCAGGGCAGCCCAGGGCCTGATGGCTACCTGGCCCTCTACCACGATCAGGGCCTGATTCCGGTGAAGCTGCTGGCCTTTGACGCGGCGGTGAACACCACCCTGGGCCTGCCGTTTCTGCGCACCTCACCAGACCATGGCACCGGTTTCGCCATCGCCGGCCAGGGGGTGGCCCGGGCCGCCAGCATGGCGGCCGCGATCAGCACAGCCCTGGAGCTGGGTTGA
- the rsgA gene encoding ribosome small subunit-dependent GTPase A yields the protein MGPEPAGGVSEGLNGLVTALQANYCSVALEEPGPGGAGQLLCTRRTRLAKSGQSICVGDRVRVEGIDWPAGRAAVAAVHPRTNLLERPAVANVSRIVVVVALAEPVADPLQLSRFLITAEASGTPVLPVLSKADLLPATAVADWCRRLQGWGYAPLAVAATTGQGLEALRQELQQPGITVICGPSGVGKSSLLNALLPALDLRVTAVSGRLQRGRHTTRHVELFGLAPGALVADTPGFNRPRLPRDPAALGALFPEVRAALARQGPCRFSDCLHQGEPDCSVGMAWERWPLYRQCLDDLQQDLERAPAPSSDPAGLRRRGGRLEPLLAARYRRSSRRSQRQQEEREDRGPGQS from the coding sequence ATGGGGCCTGAGCCTGCGGGCGGCGTCAGCGAGGGGCTCAACGGCCTGGTGACGGCCCTGCAGGCCAATTACTGCAGCGTGGCGCTGGAGGAGCCAGGCCCCGGTGGCGCCGGCCAGCTGCTTTGCACCCGCCGCACGCGCCTGGCCAAGAGTGGGCAGAGCATCTGTGTGGGGGACCGGGTGCGGGTCGAGGGCATCGACTGGCCGGCCGGGCGCGCTGCCGTGGCGGCCGTGCATCCCCGCACCAACCTGCTGGAGCGCCCCGCCGTGGCCAATGTGAGCCGCATCGTGGTGGTGGTGGCGCTGGCGGAGCCCGTGGCCGATCCGCTGCAGCTCAGCCGTTTTCTGATCACGGCCGAGGCCAGCGGCACCCCCGTGCTGCCCGTGCTCTCCAAGGCCGACCTGCTGCCCGCCACGGCGGTGGCCGACTGGTGCCGGCGCCTGCAGGGGTGGGGCTACGCGCCGCTGGCCGTGGCAGCCACCACGGGGCAGGGTCTCGAGGCCCTGCGGCAGGAGCTCCAGCAGCCTGGCATCACCGTGATCTGTGGGCCCTCCGGGGTGGGTAAGAGCAGCCTGCTCAACGCCCTGCTGCCGGCCCTCGACCTGCGGGTGACGGCGGTTTCGGGCCGGCTCCAGCGAGGCCGCCACACCACCCGCCACGTGGAGTTGTTCGGTCTGGCCCCCGGTGCCCTGGTGGCCGACACCCCGGGCTTCAATCGCCCAAGGCTGCCGCGGGATCCTGCCGCCCTCGGGGCCCTCTTCCCGGAAGTGCGTGCCGCGCTGGCCCGTCAGGGCCCCTGCCGCTTCAGCGACTGCCTGCACCAGGGCGAGCCTGACTGCTCCGTGGGCATGGCCTGGGAGCGCTGGCCCCTCTACCGCCAGTGCCTCGACGATCTGCAGCAGGACCTGGAGCGCGCCCCGGCCCCCAGCTCGGATCCAGCCGGTCTGCGCCGCCGCGGCGGCCGGCTGGAACCCCTGCTCGCAGCCCGGTACCGGCGCAGCTCCCGCCGCAGTCAGCGTCAGCAGGAGGAACGGGAGGACCGGGGCCCTGGCCAGAGCTGA
- the thiL gene encoding thiamine-phosphate kinase — translation MGRGHDPALAELGEEELIRRLGAFAPPGQFQDDGAILAARGPLVLNTDVLVEGRHFSDATTEPFDAGWRAAAANLSDLAAMGCTDALGITVGLVAPAQTRWSWVQGVYEGLQACLNAHGAGAILGGDCSGGEQRILALSAVGELATAVGAEAGGDAIRRGDGQPGDVLIASGPHGLSRLGLALLQDTLAPGVREGLDPDLVDRARAAHRRPRARFDVVRALRASRPAACPWRVGGTDSSDGLAVAVEALAAAGGCQAVLQRSALPLDPAMAALDQAEAWCLSGGEDFELVLALAPPWAAALVAALPGAVPLGVLRSSLGSEARLIWKDGIAVSAGETAYRHF, via the coding sequence ATGGGCCGCGGCCACGATCCCGCCCTGGCCGAGCTGGGAGAGGAGGAGCTGATCCGCCGCCTGGGGGCCTTCGCGCCGCCGGGCCAGTTCCAGGACGATGGGGCCATCCTGGCGGCCCGCGGCCCGCTGGTGCTCAACACCGACGTGCTGGTGGAGGGCAGACACTTCAGTGACGCCACCACCGAGCCCTTCGACGCAGGCTGGCGCGCCGCCGCCGCCAACCTCTCCGATCTGGCCGCCATGGGCTGCACTGATGCCCTCGGGATCACCGTGGGGCTGGTGGCCCCGGCCCAGACGCGCTGGTCGTGGGTGCAGGGGGTGTACGAGGGGCTGCAGGCCTGTCTGAACGCCCACGGAGCTGGAGCCATCCTGGGCGGCGATTGCAGCGGCGGCGAGCAGCGGATTCTGGCGCTGAGTGCGGTGGGTGAGCTGGCCACAGCTGTCGGGGCAGAAGCTGGCGGCGATGCGATTCGACGCGGCGATGGCCAGCCCGGCGATGTGCTCATCGCCAGCGGCCCCCATGGGCTGAGTCGCCTCGGGCTGGCCCTGCTGCAGGACACTCTGGCGCCGGGGGTGCGGGAGGGTCTTGACCCCGATCTCGTGGACCGGGCCCGGGCCGCCCACCGCAGACCCCGGGCCCGTTTCGATGTCGTGCGAGCTCTACGGGCCTCCAGGCCGGCGGCCTGCCCCTGGCGGGTGGGCGGCACCGACAGCAGTGACGGCCTGGCCGTGGCCGTGGAGGCCCTGGCAGCAGCGGGTGGCTGCCAGGCCGTGCTGCAGCGCAGCGCCCTGCCCCTCGATCCGGCCATGGCAGCACTGGATCAGGCGGAGGCCTGGTGCCTCAGTGGCGGCGAGGACTTTGAACTGGTGCTGGCCCTGGCACCGCCCTGGGCGGCAGCCCTTGTGGCGGCGCTGCCAGGGGCAGTGCCCCTGGGGGTGCTGCGCAGCAGTTTAGGAAGCGAGGCCAGGCTGATCTGGAAGGACGGCATCGCAGTGAGCGCAGGCGAAACCGCCTACCGACACTTCTAG
- a CDS encoding SDR family oxidoreductase: MLSEDVKPAANLLVLGAGFTGGRLAAAAAQRGWAVTTTSRQAPQNPGPGHWLTFDSREGLVPEPDALAGVTHLFVSIPPDGQPGDPVLRLLGPVLRQLPLQWVGYLSTTGVYGDSRGAWVDEQAPTPARPGRSQARLEAERAWRSSGLPVQIFRLPAIYGPGRTPFRALQAGESRLIHKPGQVFSRVHVDDIVGAVLHCLALPASERPALLNVADDCPCSSTETLSHAAHLLGLPLPPLQRYDEIEASLSPMARSFWQENRRVSNRRLCQELGYQLRYPSYREGFGASLSA, translated from the coding sequence ATGCTTTCTGAGGATGTCAAGCCCGCCGCGAATCTGCTGGTGCTCGGGGCAGGCTTCACCGGCGGCCGTCTGGCGGCCGCCGCCGCTCAGCGGGGCTGGGCGGTGACGACCACCAGCCGCCAGGCCCCGCAGAACCCAGGGCCCGGCCACTGGTTGACCTTCGACAGCAGGGAGGGCCTGGTGCCCGAGCCCGATGCTCTGGCTGGGGTGACCCATCTGTTCGTGTCCATTCCCCCGGACGGCCAGCCCGGCGATCCGGTGCTGAGGCTGCTGGGACCCGTGCTGCGCCAGCTGCCGCTCCAGTGGGTGGGCTATCTCTCCACCACCGGGGTCTACGGCGACAGCCGCGGCGCCTGGGTGGATGAGCAGGCGCCCACCCCGGCACGGCCTGGCCGCAGCCAGGCCCGCCTCGAGGCCGAGCGGGCCTGGCGCAGCAGCGGCCTGCCGGTGCAGATCTTCCGGCTGCCGGCGATCTACGGTCCGGGCCGCACCCCCTTCCGCGCCCTGCAGGCCGGCGAGAGCCGGCTGATCCACAAGCCCGGGCAGGTGTTTTCCCGCGTCCACGTCGATGACATCGTCGGCGCGGTGCTGCACTGTCTGGCCCTGCCCGCCAGCGAGCGGCCCGCCCTGCTGAACGTGGCGGATGACTGCCCCTGCTCCTCCACCGAAACCCTCAGCCACGCCGCCCATCTGCTGGGCCTGCCGCTGCCGCCCCTGCAGCGCTACGACGAGATCGAGGCCAGCCTGAGCCCGATGGCCCGCAGCTTCTGGCAGGAAAACCGACGGGTCAGCAACCGCAGGCTCTGCCAGGAGCTGGGCTACCAGCTGCGCTATCCCAGTTACCGGGAGGGCTTTGGAGCGAGCTTGTCGGCATAG
- a CDS encoding type I glyceraldehyde-3-phosphate dehydrogenase, translating to MTLKVAINGFGRIGRNFMRCWLSRGADTGIEVVGLNDTSDPRTNSHLLQYDSMLGHIRDAEVSYTDDAIIVNGKTIKCFSDRNPLNLPWKEWDVDLVIESTGVFIDKDGAGKHLQAGASKVLITAPGKGDGVGTFVMGVNDSEYRHEDWDIVSNASCTTNCLAPIVKTLDQAFGIVKGTMTTTHSYTGDQRILDASHRDLRRARAAAINIVPTSTGAAKAVALVYPPMKGKLNGIALRVPTPNVSVVDLVLEVSRGTSREEVNATLKAASENGMKGIIKYSDLPLVSSDHAGTNESTIVDSDLTLVMGDNMVKVICWYDNEWGYSQRVVDLAELVARHWT from the coding sequence ATGACACTGAAAGTTGCGATCAATGGATTCGGCCGGATTGGTCGCAACTTCATGCGTTGCTGGCTCAGCCGTGGTGCTGACACCGGCATCGAAGTCGTGGGTCTCAACGACACTTCAGATCCGAGGACCAATTCCCACCTGCTCCAGTACGACTCGATGCTGGGTCACATCCGCGATGCGGAAGTGAGCTATACCGACGACGCCATCATCGTCAACGGCAAGACGATCAAGTGCTTCTCCGATCGCAACCCCCTCAACCTTCCCTGGAAAGAGTGGGATGTGGATCTGGTGATTGAATCCACCGGGGTGTTCATCGACAAGGACGGTGCCGGCAAGCACCTGCAGGCGGGGGCCAGCAAGGTGTTGATCACAGCTCCTGGCAAGGGCGACGGCGTGGGCACCTTCGTGATGGGGGTGAACGACTCCGAGTACCGCCACGAAGACTGGGACATCGTGTCCAACGCCAGCTGCACCACCAACTGCCTGGCCCCGATCGTCAAAACCCTCGACCAGGCCTTTGGCATCGTCAAGGGCACGATGACCACCACCCACAGCTACACGGGTGACCAGCGCATTCTCGACGCCTCCCACCGCGACCTGCGCCGTGCCCGGGCCGCCGCCATCAACATCGTGCCCACCAGCACCGGGGCCGCCAAGGCCGTGGCTCTGGTGTACCCGCCGATGAAGGGCAAGCTCAACGGCATCGCCCTGCGGGTCCCGACCCCCAACGTGTCGGTGGTGGACCTGGTGCTGGAAGTGAGCCGCGGCACCAGCCGCGAGGAGGTGAACGCCACCCTCAAGGCCGCCTCCGAGAACGGCATGAAGGGGATCATCAAGTATTCGGATCTGCCGCTGGTGTCCAGCGACCATGCCGGCACGAATGAGTCCACGATCGTGGACTCCGACCTCACCCTGGTGATGGGCGACAACATGGTGAAGGTGATCTGCTGGTACGACAACGAGTGGGGCTACAGCCAGCGGGTGGTCGACCTGGCCGAACTGGTGGCGCGCCACTGGACGTGA
- a CDS encoding YbaB/EbfC family nucleoid-associated protein, whose protein sequence is MAGFGLPNFGQLTEAFKKAQELQQNAQKLQEELDAMELEGSSADGRASVWLSGNQQPLKVRLAPELLADGVEACETAVLEALQAAYANSTGTMKGRMEELTGGLNLNLPGLGG, encoded by the coding sequence ATGGCCGGCTTCGGACTTCCCAATTTCGGTCAGCTCACTGAGGCCTTCAAAAAGGCCCAGGAACTCCAGCAGAACGCCCAGAAGCTCCAGGAAGAGCTCGACGCCATGGAGCTGGAAGGCAGCAGCGCCGATGGCCGCGCCAGCGTGTGGCTCTCCGGCAACCAGCAGCCCCTGAAGGTGCGTCTGGCTCCAGAGCTGCTGGCTGACGGCGTCGAGGCCTGCGAAACCGCCGTGCTGGAAGCCCTGCAAGCCGCTTACGCCAACTCCACCGGCACCATGAAGGGCCGCATGGAGGAACTGACCGGCGGCCTCAATCTCAACCTGCCGGGCCTGGGGGGCTAG
- a CDS encoding peptidylprolyl isomerase, whose amino-acid sequence MPKSDQKEDAVMAAPWIHRAVARAMAWALALLLALPLQALPAAAALPEGNAVKDPAAILRNALPVEAPALQNLQHRLEDTSTDLRAKRWSALKATTRRSQSQLSSRRKEIEEGFGAGEAEQASALMAELEGDLQALASAAEVQDRDGFLDARRQALATIGTAEALLVGPFPFAIPAEFDALPRLLGRATVQISTSRGPLVAVVDGYNAPLTAGAFVDLAQKGFYDGLPFTRAEDFYVLQTGDPKGPLDGYVDPTTKELRRVPLEIKIPGEPVPFYGQTFEDLGRYKAEAVLPFATLGTLGWAHSDQSLDDGSSQFFFFLYEAELTPAGLNLVDGRYAAFGYVVEGFDVLEELGVDDVIERVQVVDGAENLQPHA is encoded by the coding sequence GTGCCAAAGTCCGACCAGAAGGAAGACGCTGTGATGGCCGCACCGTGGATCCACCGGGCCGTGGCTCGCGCCATGGCATGGGCCCTGGCCCTGTTGCTCGCCCTCCCCCTGCAGGCCCTGCCCGCAGCCGCGGCCCTGCCCGAGGGGAACGCGGTGAAGGATCCGGCGGCGATTCTGCGCAATGCCCTGCCGGTGGAGGCTCCCGCCCTGCAGAACCTGCAGCACCGGCTCGAGGACACCAGCACCGACCTGCGGGCCAAGCGCTGGTCGGCGCTCAAGGCCACCACGCGCCGCAGCCAGTCGCAGCTGAGCAGTCGCCGCAAGGAGATTGAGGAGGGCTTCGGGGCTGGCGAAGCGGAGCAGGCCTCAGCGCTGATGGCTGAACTGGAGGGCGATCTTCAGGCGCTGGCCAGCGCGGCCGAGGTCCAGGACCGGGACGGCTTCCTGGACGCCCGCCGCCAGGCCCTCGCCACGATCGGCACGGCCGAGGCCCTGCTGGTGGGTCCCTTCCCGTTCGCCATTCCCGCTGAGTTCGACGCCCTGCCGCGCCTGCTGGGGCGGGCCACCGTGCAGATCAGCACCAGCCGCGGGCCCCTGGTGGCCGTGGTCGACGGCTACAACGCGCCCCTCACGGCCGGGGCCTTCGTGGATCTGGCCCAGAAGGGCTTCTACGACGGCCTGCCCTTCACCCGCGCCGAGGACTTCTACGTGCTCCAGACCGGCGATCCCAAAGGACCGCTGGACGGTTACGTCGATCCCACCACCAAAGAGCTGCGGCGAGTGCCCCTGGAGATCAAGATCCCCGGCGAGCCCGTGCCCTTCTACGGCCAGACCTTCGAGGATCTGGGCCGCTACAAGGCCGAGGCGGTGCTGCCCTTCGCCACCCTGGGCACCCTGGGCTGGGCCCATTCCGACCAGAGCCTCGACGATGGCTCCTCCCAGTTCTTCTTCTTTCTCTACGAAGCAGAGCTCACCCCGGCCGGCCTGAACCTGGTGGATGGCCGCTATGCCGCCTTCGGCTACGTGGTGGAGGGCTTCGACGTGCTGGAGGAACTGGGGGTGGATGACGTGATCGAGCGGGTGCAGGTGGTGGACGGGGCCGAGAACCTGCAGCCCCACGCCTGA
- the murB gene encoding UDP-N-acetylmuramate dehydrogenase, which produces MTPSLSQLPGLRQGTDLRAFTTWKVGGPAEWFAEPGSDAELAALAAWAWREGLALRCIGAGSNLLIADAGLAGLTLCNRRLQGASLDGGSGWVEAAAGEPIPTLARKAARAGLSGLEWAVGIPGTVGGAAVMNAGAQGGCTAEWLHSVRLLDPARPDQVVELEARDLDLAYRHSRLQQEPWIVLSARFQLQPGHDPELVRERTSANLHSRTSTQPYQQPSCGSVFRNPEPHKAGRLIEELGLKGLRIGDAEVSRIHANFIVNAGEARAADIDALIADVQRRVLERHGIALHPEVKRLGFQR; this is translated from the coding sequence ATGACCCCCAGCCTGAGCCAGTTGCCCGGTCTGCGTCAGGGCACGGACCTGCGAGCCTTCACCACCTGGAAAGTGGGGGGTCCGGCGGAATGGTTTGCGGAGCCCGGCTCTGATGCGGAGCTGGCGGCCCTGGCGGCCTGGGCCTGGCGGGAGGGGCTGGCGCTGCGTTGCATCGGCGCGGGGTCGAATCTGCTGATCGCCGATGCGGGCCTGGCCGGCCTGACGCTCTGCAACCGGCGGCTGCAGGGCGCCAGCCTGGATGGCGGCAGCGGCTGGGTGGAGGCCGCCGCCGGCGAACCGATCCCCACCCTGGCGCGCAAGGCGGCCAGGGCCGGCCTGAGCGGCCTCGAGTGGGCCGTGGGCATCCCCGGCACCGTGGGAGGCGCCGCCGTGATGAATGCCGGCGCCCAGGGGGGCTGCACGGCCGAGTGGCTGCACTCCGTGCGGCTGCTCGACCCGGCCCGCCCCGACCAGGTGGTGGAGCTGGAAGCCAGAGACCTGGACCTGGCCTACCGGCACAGCCGGCTCCAACAGGAGCCCTGGATCGTGCTGTCGGCCCGCTTTCAACTGCAGCCGGGCCATGACCCGGAGCTGGTGCGCGAGCGCACCAGCGCCAACCTGCACAGCCGCACCAGCACCCAGCCGTATCAGCAGCCGAGCTGCGGCAGTGTGTTCCGCAACCCCGAGCCCCACAAGGCGGGTCGGCTGATCGAGGAGCTGGGCCTCAAGGGGCTGCGTATCGGCGATGCGGAAGTGTCCAGAATCCACGCCAATTTCATCGTCAATGCCGGCGAGGCCCGGGCCGCCGACATCGACGCCCTGATCGCGGACGTGCAGCGCCGGGTGCTGGAGCGGCATGGCATCGCCCTCCATCCCGAGGTGAAGCGGCTGGGTTTCCAGCGGTAG
- the efp gene encoding elongation factor P, with translation MISSNDFRTGTSIELDGQVWRVVEFLHVKPGKGSAFVRTKLKAVQSGNVVEKTFRAGEMVPQAVLEKSTLQHTYMEGDDFVFMDMASYEETRLTAKQIGDSRKYLKEGMEVNVVSWNGKPLEVELPNSVVLEITQTDPGVKGDTATGGTKPAIVETGAQVMVPLFLSIGEKIKIDTRSDSYLGREN, from the coding sequence ATGATCTCCAGCAACGACTTTCGTACCGGGACATCGATCGAGCTGGATGGCCAGGTCTGGCGGGTCGTTGAGTTCCTGCATGTGAAGCCGGGCAAGGGCTCGGCTTTCGTGCGCACCAAGCTCAAGGCCGTGCAGAGCGGCAACGTGGTGGAGAAGACCTTCCGCGCCGGCGAGATGGTGCCCCAGGCGGTGCTGGAGAAGAGCACTCTGCAGCACACCTACATGGAGGGGGACGACTTCGTGTTCATGGACATGGCCAGCTACGAGGAGACACGCCTCACGGCCAAGCAGATCGGCGACAGCCGCAAGTACCTCAAGGAGGGCATGGAGGTGAACGTGGTGTCGTGGAACGGCAAGCCCCTGGAGGTGGAGCTGCCCAACTCGGTGGTGCTGGAGATCACCCAGACCGATCCCGGCGTCAAGGGCGACACGGCCACCGGCGGCACCAAGCCCGCCATCGTCGAAACCGGCGCCCAGGTGATGGTGCCGCTGTTCCTCTCGATCGGCGAGAAGATCAAGATCGACACCCGCAGCGACAGCTATCTCGGGCGGGAGAACTGA